In Simkaniaceae bacterium, one DNA window encodes the following:
- a CDS encoding NUDIX hydrolase: MKSKQIQKSYEDAEIEVTEIVESPRLKIREEKINFKNGQQKLYHIVSHPGASAILPIMDNGDLLFVVQYRHAVKEILLEIPAGVIEHHEDPSICALRELREETGMNAHHIERFLDIYTTPGFTDEKLYLFTAQNLYPDPLTGEDSHEIDLFSCSINEALQMIAEGRIVDAKTIIAILSYDRALKKKDTTSHVHH; the protein is encoded by the coding sequence ATGAAATCAAAACAAATACAAAAATCTTATGAAGATGCAGAGATCGAAGTAACGGAAATTGTTGAAAGCCCAAGACTTAAAATCCGAGAAGAGAAAATTAATTTTAAAAATGGGCAACAAAAATTATATCATATTGTCTCTCACCCCGGCGCTTCAGCTATTCTTCCCATCATGGATAACGGCGATCTTCTTTTTGTCGTGCAATACCGTCATGCCGTGAAGGAAATCCTCCTTGAAATCCCGGCAGGGGTGATTGAACACCACGAAGACCCCTCAATCTGTGCTCTCAGAGAATTAAGAGAAGAAACGGGAATGAATGCCCACCATATCGAACGCTTCCTCGACATTTACACAACGCCGGGCTTTACAGATGAAAAACTCTATTTATTTACCGCACAAAATCTCTACCCCGATCCCCTGACAGGTGAAGATTCCCATGAAATCGATCTCTTCAGCTGCTCCATTAATGAAGCCCTTCAAATGATTGCAGAAGGGCGTATTGTCGATGCGAAAACAATCATTGCGATCCTCTCTTACGATCGCGCCTTAAAAAAGAAGGATACAACATCCCATGTTCATCATTAA
- a CDS encoding class I SAM-dependent methyltransferase: MNKKTTSWESVAKWYDQYIDREGNYFHSEIILPQLIPLLALDANKKHSLLDVGCGQGIMSRSIPKDVAYFGMDSSKKLIQMAKARKPNSSHSFLLHDATHPFPFETTFSHAVILLALQNMKEPEKVLSQIAKHLQDHGRLVIVLNHPCFRIPRQSSWGYDEPKKLQYRRVDQYMSPMEIPIQMNPGQKEKSSLTYSYHHSLSALSHMLKKSGFWIDEIKEWCSEKTSVGARAKAENRCRKEFPMFLAIACEKRSI, encoded by the coding sequence ATGAATAAAAAAACCACATCATGGGAATCTGTTGCAAAATGGTACGATCAATATATCGACCGAGAAGGCAATTATTTTCACAGTGAAATTATTTTACCGCAACTTATCCCCTTGTTAGCCCTTGATGCCAATAAAAAACACTCTCTTCTCGATGTGGGATGTGGGCAAGGAATTATGAGCCGATCGATCCCAAAAGACGTCGCTTATTTCGGAATGGATAGTTCAAAAAAACTGATCCAAATGGCAAAAGCGCGAAAACCCAACTCTTCACACTCTTTTCTCTTACACGATGCAACACATCCTTTCCCTTTTGAGACAACATTTTCTCATGCGGTGATCCTACTCGCTCTACAAAACATGAAAGAGCCTGAAAAGGTTTTATCGCAGATTGCCAAGCATCTTCAAGATCATGGCCGCCTTGTCATTGTCCTCAACCACCCTTGTTTTCGTATCCCGCGTCAATCCTCATGGGGGTATGATGAACCCAAAAAGCTTCAGTACAGAAGAGTGGATCAATATATGAGCCCTATGGAAATCCCCATCCAAATGAACCCGGGGCAAAAAGAAAAATCCTCATTAACATACTCCTATCACCATAGTCTATCTGCACTGAGTCATATGTTAAAGAAAAGCGGTTTTTGGATCGATGAAATCAAAGAGTGGTGTAGCGAAAAAACATCTGTTGGAGCGCGAGCGAAAGCGGAAAACCGATGCCGTAAAGAATTTCCAATGTTTCTCGCCATTGCATGTGAAAAACGATCAATATAG
- a CDS encoding NAD-dependent succinate-semialdehyde dehydrogenase — protein sequence MNITEFKLYHNQLFINGNWVSTHKKIDVLNPYDYQVIGQAPHASREQVIAAVDVADQAFNRYRFSTPQERRSLLMRLSQLIREYRDELARMMTLEMGKPLADALGEIEYACSFLDWFAEEAARIYGDIIQSDQVNQKLLVSKQPVGVVGAITPWNFPLAMVTRKIAPALAVGCTVVLKASEETPFVAYALADLIQRAGYPDGVINIITGDPCEIGEILCSDARVRKISFTGSTRVGQLLFQQAAPQIKRLSLELGGNAPFIVFESANIDAAVEGALYLKLRNSSQSCICGNRFLIQDSIYDAFVDRFQAKYQRLKVGNGFEDVDMGPVINKTAKDRILNLIHSAQNEGADLMCGGDAFYNSCIAPTILSGVTQQMKIANEEIFGPVVTLMRFKDEQEALEIANATQYGLASYFYSQDFSQMMRVNDRLMFGMVGINETKISKAQAPFGGIKASGQGREGSLYGMSDYLNIKYTCLTFDSYSTVTDLARLRG from the coding sequence ATGAATATAACTGAATTTAAATTATATCATAATCAACTCTTTATCAACGGAAATTGGGTTTCAACCCATAAAAAAATTGATGTGCTCAATCCTTACGACTATCAGGTGATCGGGCAAGCTCCTCATGCGAGTCGAGAGCAAGTGATAGCTGCGGTTGATGTAGCAGATCAAGCCTTTAATCGATACCGATTTAGCACGCCTCAAGAAAGACGCTCCCTCCTTATGCGCCTTTCGCAGCTGATTCGAGAATATCGCGATGAGCTCGCTCGCATGATGACTCTTGAGATGGGAAAACCCCTCGCTGATGCTCTTGGAGAAATTGAATATGCCTGTTCCTTTTTGGATTGGTTTGCTGAAGAGGCTGCGCGCATTTACGGCGACATCATTCAATCAGACCAAGTCAATCAAAAACTTCTTGTTTCTAAACAGCCTGTTGGCGTTGTTGGCGCCATCACTCCATGGAATTTTCCTCTAGCTATGGTGACGCGCAAGATCGCGCCGGCACTTGCTGTGGGATGTACTGTTGTATTAAAGGCCTCAGAAGAGACGCCGTTTGTCGCCTATGCCCTAGCCGATTTAATTCAGAGGGCAGGATATCCCGATGGTGTTATCAATATCATCACAGGAGATCCTTGTGAAATCGGGGAAATTCTGTGTAGTGATGCGCGGGTGCGCAAAATTTCGTTTACGGGATCAACACGCGTGGGACAACTGCTCTTTCAACAAGCGGCGCCTCAGATTAAAAGGCTATCACTAGAGCTGGGAGGCAATGCTCCATTTATCGTGTTTGAGTCGGCAAATATCGATGCTGCGGTTGAAGGGGCACTGTATTTGAAATTGCGCAACTCAAGCCAGTCGTGTATTTGCGGGAATCGCTTCTTAATTCAAGATTCAATTTACGATGCTTTCGTCGACCGTTTCCAAGCCAAATATCAGCGATTAAAAGTGGGTAATGGGTTTGAAGACGTTGATATGGGACCTGTCATCAATAAAACGGCAAAAGATAGAATATTAAATCTTATCCATAGCGCCCAAAATGAGGGTGCGGATTTGATGTGCGGTGGGGATGCTTTTTATAATAGTTGCATTGCTCCAACGATCTTATCGGGAGTCACGCAACAAATGAAAATTGCCAATGAAGAAATTTTTGGCCCTGTTGTGACTCTAATGCGCTTTAAAGATGAACAAGAGGCTCTTGAGATCGCTAATGCAACACAATATGGGCTTGCCTCTTATTTTTACAGCCAAGACTTCTCTCAAATGATGCGCGTCAACGATCGATTGATGTTTGGCATGGTGGGAATCAACGAGACAAAAATCTCAAAAGCACAGGCACCCTTTGGGGGAATCAAAGCATCGGGGCAAGGGCGCGAGGGTTCACTATATGGAATGAGTGATTACCTCAATATAAAATATACCTGCTTAACTTTTGATTCCTATTCAACGGTCACTGATTTGGCAAGGTTGCGTGGCTGA
- a CDS encoding magnesium transporter — translation MTYEHLDRKVKSCMTPLKTVVLEHQTIDEAIAVLRNKDIYEKVLYFYVIDEEGRLKGLVSTRNLLLKKSNTKIADITEPHVIALNENQTVHEAMEVMETQRLLALPVVDEHNRLVGSIDVGVYIEESVDVAHAKKRLQIFQMLGVIIEEGRPFSTLYTYRNRMPWILCTIIGGLSCAAISRIFENILQQIIILAMFIPLVLSLSESISMQSMTQSLNQTNLKFNLKGLLKQCKLYVLLSVTCSVIVGSLSIFWGDGYEPAIIISGGILISIVISALIGAAIPFALHRLKLDPKVAAGPVVLMLADVVTTTIYFLIASFIIHAEHV, via the coding sequence ATGACATATGAGCATCTTGATCGCAAAGTCAAAAGCTGTATGACGCCGCTCAAAACGGTTGTGTTAGAGCATCAAACGATTGACGAGGCGATCGCCGTGTTGAGAAATAAGGATATTTATGAAAAAGTGCTTTATTTCTATGTCATTGATGAAGAAGGACGGCTCAAAGGGCTTGTTTCAACTCGTAACCTTCTTCTTAAAAAATCCAATACAAAAATTGCCGATATTACTGAGCCCCATGTCATTGCACTCAATGAGAATCAGACGGTTCATGAGGCCATGGAAGTAATGGAAACGCAGCGCTTACTCGCGCTTCCCGTGGTTGATGAACACAATCGTCTTGTGGGCAGTATTGATGTGGGTGTATATATCGAAGAATCTGTCGATGTCGCCCATGCAAAAAAACGGCTGCAAATTTTTCAAATGTTAGGGGTGATTATTGAAGAAGGGCGTCCTTTTTCCACCCTTTATACTTATCGCAATCGCATGCCATGGATTTTATGCACGATTATTGGGGGGCTCTCTTGTGCGGCAATCTCTAGGATTTTTGAGAATATCCTCCAGCAGATTATTATCCTTGCGATGTTCATTCCGCTTGTTTTATCGCTTTCGGAATCAATTTCAATGCAATCGATGACTCAAAGCCTCAATCAAACCAATTTGAAATTCAATCTCAAGGGTCTTCTTAAGCAGTGCAAATTATACGTCTTGCTCTCTGTTACCTGCTCCGTTATTGTCGGCTCACTTTCCATTTTTTGGGGCGATGGATACGAACCTGCGATTATTATTTCCGGAGGGATCCTGATTTCAATTGTAATCAGTGCTTTGATTGGGGCGGCAATTCCCTTTGCGCTTCATCGGCTCAAACTCGATCCTAAAGTAGCAGCAGGTCCCGTCGTATTAATGTTGGCCGATGTCGTCACGACCACCATTTATTTCCTCATCGCCTCATTCATCATCCATGCCGAACATGTCTAA
- a CDS encoding APC family permease, whose amino-acid sequence MKKNKSLNVFLLTMINIATILSIRNWPLTAEFGFSAIFYILLAAIIFLLPVSFIAAELATGWPHKGGIFVWVREALGHRWGFLAVWLLWVENVVYYPLLLSFVAGTLAFVFMPALAQNPVFTFSVIIVSFWMFTLINLRGMKLSGWISSVGAIIGTLVPGVLIIFLGFWWLTTPNPIQIEMSWSHAFPKINSLHQFTLLTGVILSFAGMEMPAVHANDVINPQRNYPKAIFLSALIIVVLSILGSLAIAFIIPKSEISLTAGSIATIYYVFTQYNLPFFIPILAFMIMIGALATLSTWIAGPSRGLLAAAENGDFPPVFHKENKFGMPIVMLVGQAVVVSILALAFFIFPSVSASVWVLVALSSQLYLIMYALMFISAIVLRYKKPHIQRAFKIPFGNFGMWFVGGLGLLGAIGVFLTGFFPPEELNFGKALFYESFLLIGICIFCTIPFIILKFKKPSWNLNPSKAP is encoded by the coding sequence ATGAAAAAGAATAAAAGTTTGAATGTCTTCCTACTGACAATGATTAACATCGCGACGATTTTAAGCATCCGAAACTGGCCTTTGACTGCTGAATTTGGTTTTTCAGCTATTTTCTACATTTTGCTTGCGGCAATTATCTTTCTACTCCCCGTCTCATTCATCGCAGCAGAGCTCGCAACCGGATGGCCTCATAAGGGAGGGATTTTTGTATGGGTAAGAGAAGCTCTTGGACATCGATGGGGATTTTTAGCCGTTTGGCTTCTTTGGGTAGAAAATGTCGTCTATTACCCCCTTCTTCTATCGTTTGTTGCCGGAACACTGGCCTTTGTCTTTATGCCTGCTCTAGCTCAAAATCCGGTATTTACATTTAGTGTTATCATCGTCTCCTTTTGGATGTTCACCCTCATCAATTTAAGGGGGATGAAATTATCAGGATGGATTAGTTCGGTTGGAGCCATTATTGGTACTCTAGTTCCGGGAGTACTCATTATTTTTCTCGGATTCTGGTGGCTGACAACGCCTAATCCCATTCAAATTGAAATGAGCTGGAGTCACGCTTTCCCTAAAATTAATTCTCTTCACCAATTTACACTGCTCACAGGCGTGATCCTCAGCTTTGCCGGAATGGAAATGCCTGCCGTTCATGCTAATGACGTGATTAATCCTCAACGCAACTATCCCAAAGCCATTTTCTTGTCTGCCCTTATCATTGTAGTGCTCTCTATTTTGGGATCACTTGCGATTGCATTTATTATCCCAAAATCTGAAATCAGTTTAACTGCCGGCAGCATTGCAACAATCTATTATGTCTTTACTCAGTACAACCTACCTTTCTTTATTCCGATCCTTGCATTCATGATTATGATTGGGGCTCTTGCAACTCTGAGCACATGGATAGCCGGTCCCTCACGAGGGCTTCTCGCAGCAGCTGAAAATGGGGATTTTCCTCCCGTTTTCCATAAAGAAAATAAATTTGGCATGCCGATTGTGATGCTCGTTGGGCAGGCAGTTGTCGTATCGATTCTTGCTTTAGCTTTCTTTATTTTCCCAAGTGTTAGCGCCTCTGTTTGGGTTCTTGTCGCCCTCTCATCTCAGCTCTACCTGATTATGTACGCACTGATGTTTATATCAGCCATTGTTCTACGCTATAAAAAACCGCATATTCAAAGGGCTTTCAAAATCCCCTTCGGTAATTTTGGAATGTGGTTTGTAGGAGGACTTGGACTTTTAGGCGCGATTGGCGTTTTTTTGACGGGATTTTTTCCGCCCGAAGAACTTAACTTTGGCAAGGCCCTTTTTTATGAGTCGTTTCTTCTTATAGGAATTTGCATCTTCTGCACCATTCCCTTTATCATTTTAAAATTCAAAAAGCCCTCTTGGAATCTCAATCCTTCAAAGGCGCCTTAG
- the glmS gene encoding glutamine--fructose-6-phosphate transaminase (isomerizing) — protein MCGIFGFIPATKTLKSDVVKTCIMGLKQLEYRGYDSAGIAGILEDRIQACKSVGKINMLAEAVEKSHLELELAIAHTRWATHGGLTNANAHPHFDEDSQLAVVHNGIIENFFELKERLTNEGIQFYSDTDSEVIAKLISHYYNGDLKSATEKAIKELTGSFALAIIHKNQPNLIVATARDCPLVIGIDPQNHSTYLSSDTNAFLGRSLDIFFLKDDQIATITRGSIAVYNKKGILIDVQFEPLGAEVQTITKNGFEHYMLKEIYEQPETIIKTIENRYSEEFGTAQFQNLSISPQIFQSAHHILILGCGTSWHAGYIAASMIENIARIPTQAEIASEFRYTNPIVSENTLVIAISQSGETADTLAAVREVKAKGAKVLGICNVKHSTLSREADSCIYLRAGPEISVCSTKAFTSQLALLSLITLYLARLRHMEKKQGQDFIQQLKKVPSLIEKVLQKASIIESYAKKYASFDHFFFLGRRYMFPSSLEAALKLKEISYVNATGYPAGEMKHGPIALLSPNLAVIGMCGNKQTKDKMFSNMLEAKSRGAPILLFAPESFEQIESITHDIIWMPDDICDELACIPYSVATQLFAYYIARERGCEIDQPRNLAKSVTVE, from the coding sequence ATGTGTGGTATTTTTGGATTTATTCCCGCTACGAAAACGCTTAAAAGCGATGTTGTTAAAACGTGTATTATGGGCCTTAAACAACTCGAATACCGCGGTTATGATTCTGCCGGCATTGCGGGGATTTTAGAAGATCGCATCCAAGCCTGCAAATCTGTCGGAAAGATTAACATGCTTGCCGAAGCTGTAGAAAAATCACACCTAGAGCTCGAGCTCGCTATTGCTCACACAAGATGGGCTACACATGGCGGCTTGACAAATGCAAATGCCCATCCCCACTTTGACGAAGACTCTCAACTGGCTGTCGTTCATAATGGCATTATTGAGAACTTCTTTGAACTCAAAGAACGTCTGACCAATGAGGGAATTCAATTTTACTCAGATACCGATAGCGAAGTCATCGCAAAATTGATTTCTCATTACTACAATGGCGATTTAAAAAGTGCCACTGAAAAGGCGATAAAAGAACTCACAGGATCCTTTGCTCTTGCCATTATTCACAAAAATCAACCCAATCTAATTGTAGCTACAGCGCGCGACTGCCCCCTTGTCATTGGAATCGATCCTCAAAACCACTCTACTTACCTCTCATCAGACACCAATGCCTTCCTAGGACGATCCCTTGACATCTTTTTTTTAAAAGATGATCAGATTGCCACAATCACCCGCGGCTCAATTGCCGTTTATAATAAAAAAGGCATCTTGATCGATGTTCAATTTGAACCACTTGGAGCTGAAGTGCAAACAATTACAAAAAATGGGTTTGAACACTATATGCTCAAAGAAATTTATGAGCAGCCCGAAACGATTATTAAAACGATTGAAAACCGCTACTCTGAAGAGTTCGGAACGGCACAATTTCAAAACCTTTCCATTTCACCTCAAATCTTTCAATCGGCCCATCACATTTTGATTTTAGGATGTGGGACTTCATGGCATGCAGGATACATCGCCGCTTCAATGATTGAAAATATAGCGCGTATCCCCACTCAAGCGGAAATTGCATCCGAGTTCCGCTATACCAATCCCATTGTCTCTGAAAATACACTCGTGATTGCCATTAGTCAATCGGGAGAAACAGCCGACACCCTCGCCGCCGTAAGAGAAGTTAAAGCAAAAGGGGCAAAAGTTCTTGGCATTTGCAATGTTAAACACTCTACCCTATCGCGCGAAGCTGATAGCTGTATCTATTTACGTGCCGGCCCTGAAATTAGCGTCTGCTCAACTAAGGCCTTTACCTCTCAACTCGCTCTTTTATCGCTTATTACCCTATATCTCGCGCGCCTTCGCCACATGGAAAAAAAACAAGGGCAAGATTTTATTCAGCAGCTGAAAAAAGTCCCTTCATTGATTGAGAAAGTACTTCAAAAAGCTTCAATCATTGAGTCCTATGCCAAAAAATATGCCTCTTTTGATCATTTTTTCTTTTTAGGACGCCGCTATATGTTCCCATCAAGTTTAGAAGCGGCTCTCAAACTGAAAGAAATTAGCTACGTGAATGCAACGGGATATCCCGCCGGTGAAATGAAACATGGCCCTATCGCTCTGCTTTCACCTAATCTTGCCGTCATCGGAATGTGCGGTAATAAACAGACGAAAGATAAAATGTTCTCTAACATGCTTGAAGCCAAATCTCGAGGTGCCCCAATCCTCCTTTTTGCTCCTGAAAGCTTTGAACAAATCGAATCGATTACCCATGACATTATTTGGATGCCCGATGATATTTGCGATGAGCTGGCATGTATTCCCTATTCAGTTGCCACTCAACTCTTTGCTTACTATATTGCAAGAGAAAGAGGCTGTGAAATCGATCAGCCACGCAACCTTGCCAAATCAGTGACCGTTGAATAG